AATGAGTTGTTTAATAACTCTATATAATAAATGTTTTTAGAATAAAATAATATTAAACCACTGTTTTTTAGGATTATATGGAAATTATTTTCTATCTTTAAAGTATTGTTTCATGATTGTATTTATTTGGTGTATAGTACTGTAGGCTAATTTAAAATAGCTCACTATGCACGCTTTTGTATGGTTTCTCAAATCCGTAAAAAGTACAAGAAGACCAAAACTGCTCATATAACTTAATGGTTTCCCACAGCTGCTTTTCATTCACCAATAAAATTCAAATCTATGAAACAAGAACTTCACATCCCGATTCCTAAATATCCCTGGGAATATGTTGAAAGCCCTTTAATGTTTGCTTTTGATGAGATAGAAAAAAAATGGATAGAAGAAGATTATGCTTATCTGGGGACAGAAAGTATGAGAAGGTATATCCATCAGAATATAATAAAAGTTGTGCCCTACATGTCCCCGACAACAACGGATCCAAACATGCTGATACCTAATTGCCGATTTTTGCTATATGAAACCTATTTCGATGATTATGTGGAAATCATGCCGTTAGAGGAGGTCAAAGCACTTAGGGATCGCGCTTTTGAGGTAATGACGGGAGATAATGCCCGCCCCGATGAAATTGGAATGTTCAGACAAATGGAGCAAGCAAGAAAAGAGTGGTTAGCGAACGGTATGCCACAATTTTGGATAGAAAGATTAGCAAACAGCTTTTGGGAATTTGTTACCTACGGAATTATGGAGGAAACCCATTTTAAACTTACCAAAACCTATCCCACTTTATCCCGCTATTTAATAATCAGGAGCCGCTCAATTGGTCAGATAGCCTTTTCTAATCTGATTGATCCGGCACTTGGCTCAGCAATTCCGGAGCATATTTATAATCATCCGGCAATTCAAAGGGTATTATTTCTTCAATCAATTATAATTGCCATACAAAATGATTTTCTTTCATTAAGGAAGGAATTGGCAACTGAAAATGAAACATTTAACATTATTCTTTTACTTCATCATACTCATAATCTTTCGCTTGAAGAAGCATTTACTAAGGCAATGGATATTCATAACAGTTTTGTGATCGAATTAGAAGAAATTTCCCAATGCTTGCCAGACTTTGGATCATATCAAAAAGAAGTTGAGAATTATGTTTATCATACCAAGCTGATGGTTACCTGTCTGAATGAATGGTATCACCGATCTGGAACAAAACGTTATCAAGTTGAAGGTTTTGCAACCCCAAAATATGGTGTACAAGGCGAAAAACCTTTAGATTATGATATAAAATACATTCGTCAAGAATAATTTTAAAGGTCTTTAAAACAATCCTATGATTAATGGAGTTGAGTTAATATACTTAAATGTGCCAATAGTAAAAGAGATAAAATCATGCTCTATTTTAAATGTTATACAGTATCTTGTAGTTTTTTACTATAAACTGATTTTGTATCTAGCTGGTACATTTAAGTATATTATTGCCATACTCCTTAAAATGTAGTCTTAAATACTCCTACAGACTATTCTTTCACTTTATATTTTGGCTGTTAATTGCCAAATTATTTATACTTTTGACTTATTAACTCATTGAATAAATTATGTTGATACCCGGATTTTTCCTTTTAAGTTTAATTTGCGCAATCGATTGCATGATGCATGTTTTTAATGATTGGGGAAATTTGCTTTGGAAACAGTCTGAGATCACTGCAAAGCCATTGATGGTAAAATTAGCTAAGTGACTAGGTTTTTAGTTTGAGAGCAGAAGGGTTATAGTAGTTGAATGTTGCAGTGTTGAATAGCTTGAATGTAATTTATATAAAATATTCTGTCTAATTTCTAAATAATAAAAAATGAATTTAAAAATATTTACATTGGCTTTAGGGCTGTTAGGTTTTCATTGTTCCGCCCAGACAAAGGATACACTGGCGGAGAAAATGCTGATCTATCAGCTTCCCAATGGAGGGTGGGGGAAACAGCTTGAAGATAAATCGGTGGTTAACTATAATCTGCCTATTGATAAAGCGCTTTTCAAAAAGATAAAATCTACAGGTGATGATCATGCCACTATTGATAACAATGCCACTTCAAGGGAAATCAATGCATTGATTAAAGCATATTCAACCACAAAAAATCCGGAGTATTTAAAAGCAGCAGAAAGAGGAATCAGTTACCTTATTCTTATGCAGTATGATAACGGAGGTTTTCCTCAGTATTACCCCAACACAGGGCTCTATAGAAAACAAGTGACGTATAATGATAATGCGATGATCAATGCTTTGACAGTTCTTTATAATGTTGCGGAAGGAAATAGTGATTTCAACGTGGTCTCTTTATCATTAAAGGAAAAATCAAGAACTGCCGTACAAAAAGGAATTGGATGCATTTTAAAAACTCAGGTTCTTCAGAAGGGTATTCCTTCCATCTGGGCAGATCAGTATAATGAGATTACTCTGCAGCCGGATAAGGCAAGAGCTTTTGAGCCCGTTTCATTAGCGACCGGAGAATCGGTAGGTATTGTTAGATTTTTAATGTTGCAGTCGGTGACTCCTGAGATTGAAAAATCAATAAGAGCTGCTATACAGTGGTTCAGACAGAATAAAATAGAAGGTTACAGCTACAATGTGACCAAACAAAATGGAAAAGCAGTAAGGGTATTAGCTGAAGATAAAAATTCTGTGATCTGGGCCAGGTTTTATGATATCCATACCAATAAACCTTTGTTTGGAGACCGTGACGGAAGTGTAAAATATAATTATAATGAGGTTTCGGAAGAAAGAAGAAACGGATACAGCTGGTTTGGTGATTTTGCGGAAAAGCTTTTAGCTAAAGAATACCCGAAATGGCTGGAAAAAAATAAATTAAGTGAATAATTGATATTCAATAGGAGCGGGTTTCAACCCGTTTATTTCTTCAAATAGCCGGATTTTAACCTTTGTTTTGAAAATAAAAACGAGAGCATCTCATTTCTGAGATACCCTCGTTCTTTTATTACTACTATTATTAAAGCCTTCTGTTAAAATGCATCACAAACATTTCCACCTAAAGTAGCTCCTGCATTGGCGGTTACATCTGCCTTTACATCCGCTGCATTAAGTTTAGTGATGCTGTATGGCGGAGTGAATGCTGTTCCGCTTCCTGCCGTATTTCCGGTAACATTGATAAAACTGCTTCCTGATTGGGTTACAGCTGTAAATCCGGTCATTAAACTGATGGGTTCTTTTACATTTTCAAAAACATTTCTTTCTACCAGGATATTAGCCTGTACTCCAGCAGCAATACATTTGTTACTTACAGAACTGTTGAAATAACTGTTAAGGATATGAATCTTACCGAATCTTACTCTCGGCATACGTTCTCTGCATCCCGGTGCCCACCAGCAGCGAACAAAAGTTACATTCAGTTTTCCTGCATCAGCAGTGGCGCCGTCACTGGATCCGATAAGGTTGGAGAATCTGTGGTCATCCGTTCCTCCTGAGCCGCCAGGTTTTGGTGCTTTCAGATAATGGAACTTCGTATAGGAAACTGTAATATAGTCAGACTTATTCTTGATATCAAAATTTCCGTCAACACCATCTCTGAATTCGCAGTGGTCTATCCATACATTCCGGCAGTCGTCCAGAATGGCATTATCCCAGCCATCAGTATCGTACGCTCCCGGACCTTCGAAAATAAGATTTCGGATAATGATATTATTACATCTTTTAATATTGATTATTCCTGAACCATCTTTAGTCTGATCTGTAGAGACCAGTTTGGCTCCGGCTGTTCCGTAAATTGTTTTTCCTGTCTGATCCTGAAGTGATAAGCGGGTAGTGACTGTAATGGTTCCGGTTACTTTGATAACTTTTACAGCCGTATTTTCAATAGCGGATTTTAATTGGGCATATGTAGAAACGGTTGTTTCTGCTGCCGTTCCACCACCGGTAGTACCACCGTTTTGTGAAGCCCATCCTGGAGCTATACAATTTGCTAAAGGAACGATCTTTTGAGTCAGAGAATTTTTAAGGTTGACTTCTCTTTCTGTCATGTCGTTATTGATTTCTTCCTGACCACATCCGGATAAGGCAAAAGCTGAGCTTAGAGCGGCTGTAATTAAGGCCGCCTTGAACGTTGTTTTCATAGTTTATATTTTGTGATTTGTTCTGGTGTAAAATTACAAATTCGATATTAAAGTGTTTTATATTTTATTGTATTAATATTTATATAATTATAATGTTATATATTTTATTTGATCAATCGGTTGCATTTTATTGTTTAGTCAAATTTTTATTATTTTTTAAAATATGCTGAAAAGCGTAGAATATTTAAGGACTTATTTATCTGATGAATGTCAGGCGTTTTTAACCTGAAATATATGCTAATATGCTTATTATGAGTGATTTATTTCACTTAAGAAAAACAAGTATTTTCAAAACTTAGATTGACTTTTGTGCACAATGCTTGTTAAAAGCAACTTAGGTGTTCAATATTTCTTTTGTAGCTTTCAGTCCTCAATTTTATTAGGGATAAAATTTTTTTTGCGCCTTTACGGTATTCCAACTCTCCAGCTTCTTATTATACAAGAAAATCCTCCCGGAAAGGCGTAAAAGCATCAATTAACTTTCCTTCTTCAAGGCATTTCACGCCATGGAAAATAGTAGGCTGAGCAAAAAATCCATCTCCTTCCTGTAAAATTTTTGTTTTACCATCAACTGTAACTTCAAATTTTCCGGAAGCAACATATGTGATCTGAGAATGAAAATGCTGATGTAAAGTTCCTATGGAGCCTTTTTCAAACTTTACAATTACCATCATTACCTGGGAATTATATCCCACAAACTGTCTGGAAATACCATTTCCTAAATCTTCCCATGCCGAGTTTCCATCGAAGAAAGCCTCTTTTTTGAAATCCATTTTTTATCTTTTTTAATTAAAACTTAACCTAAAAATAGGAGAGACTAAAAGCCCTTATTATTTAATATATCTTTCCAGACCGGTTTTCAGACTTTTCAAAGAAGTGGCTGCCAGTTTTGCAATAGATTCTGCCCCCATTTTTGATAAATGGGTATCATCATCTTTTCCTTCCGGGTAATAAGGCTGATCTCCTTTTTTATAATGAAGATGCAATTTCTTTGAGCCTTCCGGACCATATGAAATTTCAAGCTGCTCTGATAATAACTGCAAGTCAACAAAAGATACTTTAAGATCATCCGCCACCATTCTTACCACAATAGGATATTCTTTGTGGGTATCAACCAAAACACCGTTTTCATTAAAATTCCTTCTTGCAATAGAAGTCATAAGGATTGGAATTGCCCCTTTAGATCTTGTTTCGTTTACATACCTTTCGATATTGGCCCTGTACTGTGTATATGGATTGGTAAAACGAACAGAATCATTTACTTTCTGATCATTGTGTCCGAATTGAATGATTACAAAATCTCCTTTTTTAAGTTGATTCAAGACCCTGTTCCACCTGCCTTCCGTCCTGAAACTTTTGGAGCTTCTTCCGTTGGTTGCATGATTCTGAATAATTATTTCTGATGTTAAAAGTGGTGGAAGCATCTGTCCCCAGCCGTGTTCAGGATTTTTATCCGGATTTTCTTTATTGGCCATGGTAGAATCACCAATAAGAAACAGAGTGGGCTGCTGGGCAAATGTTATAATTGAAAGGAAGAAAATGATAAGGGTAAGCTTTTTTTTCATGTTTTATTTATTAAAATGCCTTTGTATAGATGATATTCTATTGCTTATTATTCATATTAGGATTCCAGCCGTCAAAGATTTTCTCTAAAGTGTATTTTTTAAGGTCTTTTTTTGTCAGTTGATGTGACCAGCTGATGCGTTTGGATGTATTTCCGCCATCACCCTTGCTTCCAGATTCAGCGTAATGGGCAGTTTTTTCTTTATCGGGAAATATTTTGTCTCCTTTCCAGGGATTCCAACCTTCAGGGAGGATATGTTTTCCCATTTCCGTATTGATAAAAACGGTTTTGGCATAAGGTCTCCAGGGTCTTCCGAGGTAAACTTCAGTAACATTATCTTTAGCGGTAAGCTTGCAATCCAGGAATACAAAGCCATATTTTCTGTCGATTTCTGTTGCGGCAGCAGTGATGTAAGAGTTTGCAAGACTTTTAATGATACAGTTTTTAAAAACGGCCGTTGCCTGTCCGAAAATAAAATCGGTAGTGCCTTCTATATAACAGTTTTCAAAATACTGCCTGCTGTGGTTGGTGGCGGAATAAAGAGTATCCTGACAACCAAGGATATCTGAATTTTTCATAACAAAACGATCGCCTTCTACATGCAGTGAAACAGCCTGTCCTTCATTACATGAGCTGTTTTGAATGGTAAGGTTGTTGATTTTGATATCATCACCCATTACCAGAAGGGTATAGGAGTTGAAAGTAGTCATCTTTTCATTGAAAGAATCTGTTTTTCCAGAGAAATCATTGTTGGTGATAATAGTATTGTGTTTATTTTCTCCTTCAAGGGTTATCTTGTGTTTTGAAGAGGGAATAACCAGTTTCTCAGGATAAATTCCCGGTTTGATCCTGATTAATGCTTCTGCCGGACCAAGATCTCTTACAGAATTGATTGCTTTTTGAATCGTGGTAAAATTGCCGCTTCCATCCTGAGCAACTGTAATGGTGATATAGGGTTTGCTTTGTGCCCATAGAAATTGAATTGCTGGCAGAAACAGAATTAAAAATAATTTTTTCATAAGATCAGGTTAAAAATTATTTCAAAACTTTATTTAAAAAAATAACGGTATAGTTCAATGTCTCAGTAAACCATGGTTCTGCTGACCAGAATGAATGGGGTGAATCTTTAATTTCATGAAATTCAGTGGGAATATTGTAAGCTTTTAATTTTTTCATCATATCATCTCTTCCTGCATGAAATCTGGGCTGGGAACTGTTGATGAAAAGGGTAGGTGGTGTATTTTTATCTATATATTCCAAAGGTGAGGCCTCTGCCCAGTTCTTTAGGTGTGTATTCCGGTCTCCACCCAGCCAGTACGCGGCATAAGTACTTTCTTCAGCTTCAGGATGAATAAAAGAAACAATTCCGTCGATATTGATGATAGCCTTTATATTATTTTTCTTTCGTACTCCAACCAGAGTTGCCATCTGCGCTCCGGCAGATTCGCCCCAAACTGCTATTTTCTTTTTATCTAAAGAATATTCTTTGTGATGTGTCCGTATCCACAGAATAGCGCTTTCTATGTCTTCAATTCCGGCAGGATATTTCGCAGCATCCGAAAGACGATAACCAACAGCGATCACTACAAATCCTTTTGAAGCTAATTCCATGGCCATATATTTTTCATTTTCCTTACTGCCTGAAATCCATCCACCACCATGAACCATTGTGATCCCTGCATGTTTTTTTGAGGTATCAAGAGGGTAGTATATATCAGCTTTTAATGAGGTTCCGTGAATGTTGGTGTACTCAATATCCCTGTCGATTCCAATGTTTTTAGGAACAGGACGGTCAATAGGTGTAATAAAAGTATATTTTTTCTTTAATTTTTCAAAAGTTCCTTCATTGGTGTAAGGAGAAGCATTCGGTCTGCTTATCTGCCCGAATGCCATCGTCCCTACGAAGAAAATAGAAATATAAGTATGTCTTTTGTTAAAAATCATCCGATAAGGGAATTTCTTAATTTTATAGATGTTGGAAAACTGCAGAGATGTAAAGTGGTTTTTTGCATCTTTGAGGTAATTAACTACTTAACTGCGTTCTTCGATACCTCCGTTCCTATGGAAATTGCAGTCTTATCAGATAGTACATCTTTTGGTAGAACTACAGCTGTGGTTTTGCTTCCTAAGACTTTGACATAAGGTTTGACCGGTGATTCAAATTTTACAGTGGAAAGGTTAATATTTTTACTGTTGTAAACCGTTGCTCCCGTTCCTTCTGTATATTTAAAGATTACATTCTTTAATTGAATGCCGTCTGCATCCACGATGGTAAATGCTTTCTTGGTATCAAATTTTGAATCTTCAATCACTATATTTTTGAGGTTCATTTCAGAAAGACCAAATAATGTGATGGCTTCGTAAGAATTGACTGCATTGATGTTCTTAAAGAATATATTTCTGAAGATTGGAGTTTCCTCTGTTACCGGATATATTTTTTCAGGGGTCTTATTCCCTTCCAGCTTCTGTCCGTCTTCTAAAACCGGGGAGGCACCTTCGTAGAACATATTGAAACCGATAGTCTGTGTGGGAATATTAATCATATCAATATTTTTGATGTAAATATTCTCAACAATTCCTCCTCTTCCACGGGTGGTTTTAAAACGAAGCCCGATATCTGTTCCTATAAAAGTACAGTCGGAGACATGAATATTTCTAGCACCTCCGGACATTTCACTTCCTACAACAAAACCTCCATGACCGTGATATACAATATTGTTTTTGATGATGACATTTTCGGTAGGCATTCCTCTTTTTCTACCGTCTTCATTTTTCCCTGATTTAATACAGATCGCATCATCACCCACATCGAATGTATTATCATAGATTAACACATTTTTACAGGATTCCAGGTCTACGCCGTCACCATTTTGTGAGAACCACGGATTTCTTACGGTAAGGTTTCTTAAAATCAGATTGGAGCACATCAGCGGGTGAAGATTCCATGCCGGGGAATTCTGAAAGGTAGGGCCATCTAGCAATACTTTGTCACAGCCTACCAGACTTACCATTACCGGGCGCAGAAAGTCTTTTACAGTATTCAGTTCATCTTTAGAGATCTTATCAGGAACATTGAAGTTTGAGCTGCTTTCGAATCCTTTTTTATAGCTTTCGGAAGGGTACCATGTTTTGCCGTCGGAAGATAATATTCCGCCAGATTTTATGATTTCTTTCCATTCCGACTCTGCTACTTTACTTTTTTTGATGGCTCTCCAGGCATCTCCGCTTCCATCAATGATACCTTTTCCTGTGATGGCGATATTGGTGGCGTTTTTAGCAGAAATAGGAGACTGGCATCGAATGGTATTGAGTCCTTCAAAACTTATGTCTACCAATGGATAATCATTTTTATCTTTGCTGAAAATGATAAAGGCTCCTTCTTCTATTTGCAGATTGATATTACTTTTCAGTTCAATAGGTCCAGTGAGCCACATTCCTCTTGGTACAATCAGTTTTCCGCCTCCTTTTTTGCTAAGGTCATCAATTGCCTTTTTGAAGGCCTGTGTATTTTTTACATTTCCACCTGAAATTCCTCCGAACTGGGTGATAGAAACCGTATTGGCAGGAAAAGAGGTTTCTGCAACCTGAGGCATGGTAAACTCAATGTTCTTATAAATATCCAGATTCTGGGCATATATCTGCCCTGAAAACATCATTGCTGCTGCTAAACTGATAATGGTAAGTGACTTCTTCATGTTATTTTCTTGGAGTTTTAATTATATTTTTAAATTCCTGATAGACTATTGAAGCCACTGCTTTTGCTCCTTCCGGCTGAAAATGAGTATTGTCTTTCTGTCCTTTAGAGTAAGCTTCGTAAGTATTTTCCGGAAGATTCATAAAATAGTGGTTTGTGGTAAAATCCTGTCCTTTTTTAGTAAAATATTCCATGGATAATTTGTTTAAATCAATGTAAGGAACATTCATTTCTTTAGCAATATCGATGGGGGCCTGCCAATATTCTCCATGCACATTTTCAAGTTTTCCGTCTTTCCAAGGGTAATTTCTTGCTACAGGGGTTAGAATAACAGGATTTCCACCTTTTTGTCTTGTCTGTGAAACAAATAACCGCAAAAATTCTTTATACCCCTGAATATTCACATAGCGCTCAGGATGCTTTTCTGAACCGTCATTATGCCCAAATTGAATGATCACATAATCATTGGGCTGAAGATGTTCATAAACATAACGCCATCTTCCTTCCTGGAAAAAAGTTCTTGTGCTTCTTCCGCCATGGGCCCTGTTAATAACGGCCACCGAATCTGTAGTGATAGCTGGCTTAAGAGCTTTAAGACTGTCTTTTATAAAGAAAGGCTGAAATACCTGTCCCCAGCCTGTGATGGGATACCGAACTTTCATATAATCTTTTCCGGGATCATAATCTCCTGTGTAATCAGCCATTGTAGAGTCTCCGATGAGGTAGATGTGAGTTATTTTTCTATCTGGTTTTACTGTCGTCTTTTGTGCTATATCCTGCGACTGACATGCTGAGAGCAGCATCACACTGAATAAAAATGAAACGGTTTTATATTTTCTTTTCTTCATGACTCTTTGTTTGTTGGTTTACCGCAAAAACGCATGGTTTTAGTTCTTTACTCTTTATTTTAGGCGAAAAAAACAAAGATTTCCAGCAAGTTGACTGGTTGTTAATTTTATTGAAAATAATACCTTTGCGTCTTAGCGTTTACCTGCATTATTTATTTTTTAGTTATTCTAAACCATTCAAAATCAGCATAGCCACCTCGTGGTGCTTTTGCAGTACTGATGCTGTACAAACCTACTTTTGCTCCAATCCATTTTCCGGGTTTTGCTTGAAAAATTTCACCGGCTTTGATGAAGTTTTTACCGTTTTCGCTGTAGCTGAATTGGCATAAACCATTAGGTTCATTGACATTTACTTTTAAATAAGCTTCGTTATTTTTTAATTGAGTTTCAAATAATATTTTTTCTTCCCCGCCTTTATCTGCTTTCTCCGCTTTTCTTAATTGGAGATAATAGCCATCAGGCTTGTTGGTGATCACTAATGATGCGTGATCTAGTCCCATGATTAATAATCCTGCGGTTTTTCCTTCTTTGGCATCTTCGGGAGTTAGCTTCACCTTTGTTGATGCTGCAAAATTAGGAGCCGGAAATTTTTGGGTTAACAGATTCGGGACATTCCAGAGGTTTTTTTCTCCTTCAGCAA
The window above is part of the Chryseobacterium sp. MA9 genome. Proteins encoded here:
- a CDS encoding terpene synthase family protein, whose protein sequence is MKQELHIPIPKYPWEYVESPLMFAFDEIEKKWIEEDYAYLGTESMRRYIHQNIIKVVPYMSPTTTDPNMLIPNCRFLLYETYFDDYVEIMPLEEVKALRDRAFEVMTGDNARPDEIGMFRQMEQARKEWLANGMPQFWIERLANSFWEFVTYGIMEETHFKLTKTYPTLSRYLIIRSRSIGQIAFSNLIDPALGSAIPEHIYNHPAIQRVLFLQSIIIAIQNDFLSLRKELATENETFNIILLLHHTHNLSLEEAFTKAMDIHNSFVIELEEISQCLPDFGSYQKEVENYVYHTKLMVTCLNEWYHRSGTKRYQVEGFATPKYGVQGEKPLDYDIKYIRQE
- the pelA gene encoding pectate lyase gives rise to the protein MNLKIFTLALGLLGFHCSAQTKDTLAEKMLIYQLPNGGWGKQLEDKSVVNYNLPIDKALFKKIKSTGDDHATIDNNATSREINALIKAYSTTKNPEYLKAAERGISYLILMQYDNGGFPQYYPNTGLYRKQVTYNDNAMINALTVLYNVAEGNSDFNVVSLSLKEKSRTAVQKGIGCILKTQVLQKGIPSIWADQYNEITLQPDKARAFEPVSLATGESVGIVRFLMLQSVTPEIEKSIRAAIQWFRQNKIEGYSYNVTKQNGKAVRVLAEDKNSVIWARFYDIHTNKPLFGDRDGSVKYNYNEVSEERRNGYSWFGDFAEKLLAKEYPKWLEKNKLSE
- a CDS encoding polysaccharide lyase family 1 protein, coding for MKTTFKAALITAALSSAFALSGCGQEEINNDMTEREVNLKNSLTQKIVPLANCIAPGWASQNGGTTGGGTAAETTVSTYAQLKSAIENTAVKVIKVTGTITVTTRLSLQDQTGKTIYGTAGAKLVSTDQTKDGSGIINIKRCNNIIIRNLIFEGPGAYDTDGWDNAILDDCRNVWIDHCEFRDGVDGNFDIKNKSDYITVSYTKFHYLKAPKPGGSGGTDDHRFSNLIGSSDGATADAGKLNVTFVRCWWAPGCRERMPRVRFGKIHILNSYFNSSVSNKCIAAGVQANILVERNVFENVKEPISLMTGFTAVTQSGSSFINVTGNTAGSGTAFTPPYSITKLNAADVKADVTANAGATLGGNVCDAF
- a CDS encoding cupin domain-containing protein; amino-acid sequence: MDFKKEAFFDGNSAWEDLGNGISRQFVGYNSQVMMVIVKFEKGSIGTLHQHFHSQITYVASGKFEVTVDGKTKILQEGDGFFAQPTIFHGVKCLEEGKLIDAFTPFREDFLV
- a CDS encoding rhamnogalacturonan acetylesterase; its protein translation is MKKKLTLIIFFLSIITFAQQPTLFLIGDSTMANKENPDKNPEHGWGQMLPPLLTSEIIIQNHATNGRSSKSFRTEGRWNRVLNQLKKGDFVIIQFGHNDQKVNDSVRFTNPYTQYRANIERYVNETRSKGAIPILMTSIARRNFNENGVLVDTHKEYPIVVRMVADDLKVSFVDLQLLSEQLEISYGPEGSKKLHLHYKKGDQPYYPEGKDDDTHLSKMGAESIAKLAATSLKSLKTGLERYIK
- a CDS encoding pectinesterase family protein, yielding MKKLFLILFLPAIQFLWAQSKPYITITVAQDGSGNFTTIQKAINSVRDLGPAEALIRIKPGIYPEKLVIPSSKHKITLEGENKHNTIITNNDFSGKTDSFNEKMTTFNSYTLLVMGDDIKINNLTIQNSSCNEGQAVSLHVEGDRFVMKNSDILGCQDTLYSATNHSRQYFENCYIEGTTDFIFGQATAVFKNCIIKSLANSYITAAATEIDRKYGFVFLDCKLTAKDNVTEVYLGRPWRPYAKTVFINTEMGKHILPEGWNPWKGDKIFPDKEKTAHYAESGSKGDGGNTSKRISWSHQLTKKDLKKYTLEKIFDGWNPNMNNKQ
- a CDS encoding alpha/beta hydrolase — its product is MIFNKRHTYISIFFVGTMAFGQISRPNASPYTNEGTFEKLKKKYTFITPIDRPVPKNIGIDRDIEYTNIHGTSLKADIYYPLDTSKKHAGITMVHGGGWISGSKENEKYMAMELASKGFVVIAVGYRLSDAAKYPAGIEDIESAILWIRTHHKEYSLDKKKIAVWGESAGAQMATLVGVRKKNNIKAIINIDGIVSFIHPEAEESTYAAYWLGGDRNTHLKNWAEASPLEYIDKNTPPTLFINSSQPRFHAGRDDMMKKLKAYNIPTEFHEIKDSPHSFWSAEPWFTETLNYTVIFLNKVLK
- a CDS encoding glycoside hydrolase family 28 protein, with the protein product MKKSLTIISLAAAMMFSGQIYAQNLDIYKNIEFTMPQVAETSFPANTVSITQFGGISGGNVKNTQAFKKAIDDLSKKGGGKLIVPRGMWLTGPIELKSNINLQIEEGAFIIFSKDKNDYPLVDISFEGLNTIRCQSPISAKNATNIAITGKGIIDGSGDAWRAIKKSKVAESEWKEIIKSGGILSSDGKTWYPSESYKKGFESSSNFNVPDKISKDELNTVKDFLRPVMVSLVGCDKVLLDGPTFQNSPAWNLHPLMCSNLILRNLTVRNPWFSQNGDGVDLESCKNVLIYDNTFDVGDDAICIKSGKNEDGRKRGMPTENVIIKNNIVYHGHGGFVVGSEMSGGARNIHVSDCTFIGTDIGLRFKTTRGRGGIVENIYIKNIDMINIPTQTIGFNMFYEGASPVLEDGQKLEGNKTPEKIYPVTEETPIFRNIFFKNINAVNSYEAITLFGLSEMNLKNIVIEDSKFDTKKAFTIVDADGIQLKNVIFKYTEGTGATVYNSKNINLSTVKFESPVKPYVKVLGSKTTAVVLPKDVLSDKTAISIGTEVSKNAVK
- a CDS encoding rhamnogalacturonan acetylesterase, producing MKKRKYKTVSFLFSVMLLSACQSQDIAQKTTVKPDRKITHIYLIGDSTMADYTGDYDPGKDYMKVRYPITGWGQVFQPFFIKDSLKALKPAITTDSVAVINRAHGGRSTRTFFQEGRWRYVYEHLQPNDYVIIQFGHNDGSEKHPERYVNIQGYKEFLRLFVSQTRQKGGNPVILTPVARNYPWKDGKLENVHGEYWQAPIDIAKEMNVPYIDLNKLSMEYFTKKGQDFTTNHYFMNLPENTYEAYSKGQKDNTHFQPEGAKAVASIVYQEFKNIIKTPRK